One Aptenodytes patagonicus chromosome 7, bAptPat1.pri.cur, whole genome shotgun sequence genomic window, ctctggtgagaccccacctggagtcctgcgtccagctctggagccctcagcataagaaagacacggacctgttggagcgggtccagaggagggtcacgaaaatgatcagggggatggaacacctctgctatgaagaaaggctgagggagttggggttgttcagcctagaggagagaaggcttcggggagaccttattgcagcctgtcagtacttaaagggggcttgtaaataagatggcggcaaactttttagcagggcctgttgcgacaggacaagggggaatggctttaaactaaaggggggtagatatagactagatatagggaagaaatgttttacactgagggtggtgaagcactggcccaggttgccccgagaggtggtggatgccccatccctggaaacattcaaggtcaggttggacggggctctgagcaacctgatctagttgaagatgtccctgcccacagcaggggggttggactagatgacctctaaaggtcccttccaacccaaaccattctatgattccatgatttcAGAAAGTAGCCAATTATTTTAGGACTGAAACAAAGGCTGGAGGAAATACAGCTGCCTGTGTTTGGGgaatggagaaaaaggaaaacaaagcatcGCATTTGAAATATGCATGACAACCAATTTGTACAAgaggaaattttaattaaaaatctagaAAACTTCTCTTAACTCAGTAATGaaaataatgcaattttaaaaaaaaaaaccttaatatgCAATATATAATTGATATCTTCAAAAATCACAGGAAATGGCAAGCAAGTACTGAAAGGGACTGTGAAGCGACATGGCAAAACAATCCTCCAAAATGAGAATTCTCCCGAGATGACACTTTTTATTCTCAACATTTTTTGATGTGTTGTTTTCTCAAGGCTGTAGGGAAACAAGACTCTCAAGAGACCGAACGGAAAAGGTTTTAGTAGTTCCTCACAGGCAGATACTCTTGCAGAGTATCCTTGAGAATTTGATAAAATGGGTGATTAAGTTACTTGTCTTATGCATTCAAAGCTTTAAGTGCGCACTAACACATCAGTGCCAGTAAATACTTCACAGAACACCGAGGCCTCTATGAGTTTAACTTTTGAACACATCCTCTAAAAGCCTGAACAGGTTTAGAATAAgctatgtttttaattaattgtaaAACAAATACAACATCCTTACCAGAGCATGACgagcagaggaaaaataaggaaaacaacagTAAGGGATTTACTCACAGAAGGCCTATCTCCCATGCATGCGCTGCACTGCGACGCCATTTTAGGCTCCTGAGGGCTGGCATAGAATTGATTTTCTTACACTTCCCTGAGTGACAGCATTCAAATGCTACTCCTGCTAGGAGAACTACAGCCTTTTTAGCACTTCTGAGAAATTCAGTGacaaagctttttgctttttttttttttttttaatgttccaagAAGGACATTGGTAACATAACGCCTGTTTAGCACCACTCCTTGCTTTAAAAGTGTCCTTAACATTTATCTTCTCATAATTAGAGATCTCATCATAGACAGCAATCCCATAATATAAAAAACCagttaaatttcttttgtttttaaggaagtattttttaatgaaatgtgcaCAAAATTATACAATATAAAACTGTAATTCaagttataaaaatacatatatttgagtCAAAAATActccatttgaaaataaaagattgCTAACTGGACCACAACACATTTCCTTAAAAATTGCATCCTTTTTCCTTACCCCTCCTCCcaataaaaagattttgttcCATTTGATTTTGTTCTCACAGAATCATCTTTTTAATCTCTAATAAAACCAGGTTTTAATTGGCCCTGAGGTACTGCACAGATTGATGCAGTCTAGTTCATTGCTTTCATACACAGTAAAATATCCACTAAGTACAAATCCTTAAAGAAACAAGAGGTTTTTATTGTCTGAGGCAGAATATTTCTCGTAGCTGATGAGCGCTTGGCTACAACTAACAAGTTATTCCTAATGATTCTTAAAATCTCCTGGTTATATACAGTAGGCAGGATACTTCTTTTCAAATTCCAGATAAAAGTATCTTCTGTGAACCAGAAGACTTACTACAAGTGGATACAAAAACCATGTTTCTGGACAGATTGAACTTGGAACTGTTGCAGAGCTGTTTCACCACAAATACAACTTATCTTGCTAACTTCACTTCTACTCCACTCTGCTCACAAAGATTGCTTAGAGGCACGAAGGAAAAAAGTCAGAAGCaatcattttctttaaatactgtagAATGAAGACTGTATCTATGAAACAAAAACCTTTTGAGCTCATCATTTagctgaagtgcagcaccgttaTCTCCTACTGGAAGCCTGGAATTGACAATCGATACTGACAGGTATTGGACCAAGTACTTGAAGAACTGCACCTGCCCAAAAGGCGGACAAGTGGGAACTTCTGTATTACCCATTGCTCCTTTGCTTGTATACAATCCCTGATATTGAAATACTACGATTAGAAAAATACTTGTGAGaatcatttaagaaaaaacctTAATGAAAAGGTAAGTTCACATTACAGCAGTTTCCATTAACTACAATCAATTATTCAAGTGTCATCATCTAAACTAAAGGCACCAACTGCAACAAAAACTTGAAAGTTATCAATGTCACCACATTTATGCAGAGTAGTGGTATATTATATGCTGGCACCTAGCCTTCACAGTAATTGCACCATGTAAAAAGAACTTGAAAGGAGCTAAAAGTCACACAGGTACAGTAGCAAAAAAGAAGCCTCTCTTCTTCAAGTATCTATTTATGTAGTTAGAAGGATGTTTGCAGTAACAAACAATCCTACTCATTCAAGCAATAATGATTTCAAAGAACTTTTCTCCCTCGCACAGGGGATAGTCCCCAGAGGCCTCTACAGCCCTGCATGTCTTGAAGCTTGTGCAATTCTTCCAGTTTTACATTAGGCGTGAAGGCCATTTTTTGAGGTCTGTTCCAAATTAAAGCTGAAAACTGAATCTGGTCTCGTTCATAAATCCTCCTTCCTCTGCGAGTTGCTTACAATCACTTTCAAAAAATGTAAAGGAACAGGAATGAACTAAAAAATTGCAGAGAACTTGGAAGAGCTATTGGATCTGGAGCGACCTTTGAAGAGAACAAACTGTGGCAAAAGACAGCTCACCTTCACTGGATATCGCTAGAGGAAAGTCAGTATTATACATTTTCTCTCAGTAGGCTCTCACACCCCTCCACTAAAAAGAAACCAATTTGTTTTCTAGGTTTTTGTTACAGTACACACTTCTGTTACCAAGAGCACAGATAACTGCGGCTTACTTATGAGGTGAGCTGCAACTTCCAGCAGACATGACCTGACTCTGTGACAAAAGGATTCCTAGTAAACAATCTTAGAACATCCACGGCAGTAAAAAGAGGCTGCTGTAAACATCTGAGAGACACACACAATTTCTTTGATAGTTTCAGGCGAACATTTCCTTCAGGATAATGAAGGCACTTGATACAGACATTTGATTTCAACTAGTTCATTTTGAACCCGGGCACATTTTCTGCCAAGAAAAAGCCACCACAATAGTTACTAGCCCTCTTGCACTGCAGTCTTAGGGTCTGAGGTTACAGTTGTTTTAGTATCCTTTTACGCAGAGCAAGTGTATTCAACAAATTATGGAAGGTATTATCTTATGCTACtcaaaaagaaaacccagtaCACAGCTAAGAGGTCTACTCCTTTTCCCTTTCACACTACAGTTATAATaggccacaaaaaaaaaaaaatccaacatccCTGTGAAATTACAGTTGCCTCAGAAGCGTCCCATGGATGTCTTTTCAGAGAAGATATATCTGAAAAGTACCTGCAGTAAAGCAAATCTTGTTTTCAGGTAGGTGGTAGAACAAAAGTGTGAGAATTTCTACAAAATGGAGTTTAGGTCTTCTAAAAGTTAAAATTTCTTAAAGGAAGCATCAAACTACAAAGCATTACCTGAAAGGAATTTGGTTTTATGTTAATCTTCATCTGACTACAAATCAACCTAGTAAGACACATAAATTAATGGCAGAATAAGTAATCAATAAGAATCAATGATATTGATTTTGCTTCAGAAGAGTAGAAGGCACCTCTACttctctgccttcttccccatgTGTGGGATATAGAAGTGTTTTTATATTGATTTCACCTGGTTCCAGTGTTCAGTGACAAGAGCTTCTGTTCAACTCTGTCTGCCACCAAATTCATATTACAGCCCCGAAGAGCTTTTATTAAGTCAGTCACCTTTGCATCTCTTCCCTTCCATTTCTGCCACTCTCGAAGTGACTGAGCCAACTGTTCCCGCAAATTAAATGGATTAGCTGCCACTACTCTGTccattttcacttcagaaaagcCAAGTTTTCGCATCACAATTTTCCAGTCTCTCCCGACATTTTCACATATGACTTCAAAAGCTGCCTTCAGCAGACCTGAAATAGCAGAAATGTATCAAGTTAGTGATGCATTCACTAAGAAATGAgacaacttttaattttttttttttttttttgaagcaaaacGCTACCACTCTTGCTGCATTGCACACACTGAAGGTCATACCACGTCTGAAAAGCTGCTGGATATAGTCGGAATCCCAAGTACACAGCGGGATTTCCAAGTGACCATTTGatacaagaagggaagaaatttCTGCTCCGGAAAGCTGTTTGCAGCATATGCTGCCCTCACGGTACGTCTCCAGGTACAACACagccccgggcagcagccagTAGCAGAAACACCCTCAGCGGTGGGCTCAGCTACAGCAGGCAACTGAGGGCGGCCGTGCCGTGTGTCTGCTCTAAGCGTACCCACAGCCAGGCGATTCGTACGGATTTACTGGGGTCgcttggggtggggtggggtggggtggtggtgttaaaaaaataatccacctACGTTTTTCATGCACATCTGGTTGATCATCAGGAGCATTAGCTTCCCCTTCCTCTACGAAATGCTTCAGCTGCGAGACCAAATCTTCTCTTTTAATGCTCGCAAGCAAGCCTTCAAGAAACGATACCTCGCCGCTTCTAATCAGCTGCTGCTCGAGAAGGATGCTGAAGAGCTCCCCGCCGCTGCGGACTGACTCAAGCTTCCTTTTCCCAATTTTCCCCCGGCAGAGAAACTTCAGGGAAGAAAGCTCGCTGTCCGACAAGCTCGAGGAGAAAGAGTGCAGCAGAGTCAAAAACGGATCCATGGTGCCGAGACCTACACCGCAACCAGCACCAGGCCCGGGGCGAGGCACAGGCCGCGCGGAAAGGCTGGCGGAGTCCCGTCCCCGCCTTCCGGGGGCGGACTGCGTTCCTGTTTCCACAGAGCGACTTCCCGCGGGGCCGGAGAGCTCGGGGAGACCCGGGGacacccgacccgacccgacccggcccggcccgccccggcgccgccgcgctGGCCCCGACCCTCCGCCCGCGCAGCCGGCGGCTGCCTTGCCCGGAAGTCACGTgaccgcggcggcggcgggctccCCTCCACCCGCCCGCCATAAGATGGCGGCCCCCCCAGGCTGCCCTGTCACGGGCCGTGTCTGCCCTCGCCTGCCGCCGCTCAGCCTGGTTTTAGGAACGGCGCAGTGCTCAAAAGCCCTCGGAGGCGAACGGGCTTGTTTTGTGATGGCGAATACAAAACGTGTGTTGGAGCCGAGCTCGGCACGGCCGAtctcctgctgcaggaggagcagggccGGGTCCTGGCACATCAGCCTTGGCCGAGCCCTAAGTTGGGGGAACTGTAGGTTCCCCGTTTAATACAGAATTATTGGCCTTCTTGTCAGCACCTAAATCTCCAAGGgttactttttgggttttttttgcaaaaggggaaaaggaagtaCAAGGATAAAAGGACTCGCTCGACAAAGAGCAAGAATGGAGATTGCTCCATTCAgagtccagatggagattggtgacgagtggcgtcccgcaggggtccgtattgggaccattactgtttaatatcttcatcaatgacatagtgggatcgagtgcaccctcagcaagtttgcagatgacaccgagctgagtggtgcggtcgacgtgccagggggacgggatgccatccagagggacctggacaagctggagaagtgggcccgtgtgaacctcatgaggttcaacaaggccaagtgcaaggtcctgcacctggatcggggcaacccctggtatcactacaggctgggggatgaagggatggagagcagccctgctgagaaggacttgggggtactggtggatgaaaagctggacatgagccagcaatgtgcgctcgcagcccagaaggccaatggtatcctctgctctgctctggtgagaccccacctggagtcctgcgtccagctctggagccctcagcataagaaagacatggacctgttggagcgggtccagaggagggtcacgaaaatgatcagggggatggaacacctctgctatgaagaaaggctgagagagttggggttgttcagcctagaggagagaaggcttcggggagaccttattgcagcctgccagtacttaaagggggcttgtaaataagatggcggcaaactttttagcagggcctgttgcgacaggacaagggggaatggctttaaactgaaggggggtagatttagactagatctaaggaagaactgttttacgctgagggtggtgaagcactggcccaggttgccccgagaggtggtggatgccccatccctggaaacattcaaggtcagggtggacggggctctgagcaacctgatctagttgaagatgtccctgcccatggtagggggaCATGGATGACCATGGATGACccatggactagatgacctctaaaggtcccttccaacccaaactattctatgattctattctatgattctattctaagaAAGGCCACatcagagccccgctcccaaagaGGCACTGCTGTTCACTCCATGTCCctccctggcagctgcctgcgaaagcagcctctcccctccctgtaTGGCCTTGGTCCCCCCTGGAGGCCCCCGGCCTTTCCCTGGAAACGCAGGGCTTGCAGCCTGGGCTTTGTTCCTCACAAAGATAAACTGTGACATGAAATAACTCCTGACCtttaaaaggcaagaaatagggcaagtccttttattttaaaggcaatttttATACAAGGTGAAAGGTGGCGAACTTTTCTTAAATGGGAAAGTTCAAGTTCATCCCATTGTTTGGTAGGTCCCCAAAGTTTGGAAAAACCGTAATGGTTTTTCTGCACAGCACGTGCAGGTAGCTCAGAGATTTTCTTTTGTGAACACTTGCATGTTGATTCCCCAAGCTACCCCATCACTAAATTGTTTCCGGTACAGCctttaatttattattgttgcAAAACACAAATAGACCTACGGTCCTTGTCATAAAAAGATTGCTGTCTCAGATACACGAGCTTAAGTGTTACCATtttctgcatctccttctccagtCTCACATTCCAACGTGAGGAACAGCTCCTACTcccaaaacatttctaaaactcCCACAGGCACAAGCCTTCCTTAGATAAAATCACTAGATTTTCAGCATCCTGTTTCAGTCTGTTACACAGGGCTAGTCTTACACATGACCAAGAAAGCCAATATATGGAACTGGCTACACGCATGAAGCCCAGCTGTGCATCCACAGCACCAGGCACAACGatataagaaaatacatatttcatactGAATACAAGATTTGTTTCCCATACAATCCTCCCAGGTTATATGAACATTGGGCAACCTAATTTCCTCCAAGTAAGCATTCCTTTAAAATCATTTCCTCTGCTATAGCATTagcaatattttctttgatttttaaccAGATAATCCCAAAATTCACAACAAATTCAGGACTTCCATcagcctccttccccacccccccacccccttatGTTCCTCATCCAGGAAAAATGACAGGTCATCTAATCATGCCAACTTTATAAAGCAGCTAACGTGCGTATTACTCCCAGTCTCTCAGATGAGATATTAAACCTGTTTAAAAGAGATTTTTGTGTAGTCCCTAAAT contains:
- the FADD gene encoding FAS-associated death domain protein; this encodes MDPFLTLLHSFSSSLSDSELSSLKFLCRGKIGKRKLESVRSGGELFSILLEQQLIRSGEVSFLEGLLASIKREDLVSQLKHFVEEGEANAPDDQPDVHEKRLLKAAFEVICENVGRDWKIVMRKLGFSEVKMDRVVAANPFNLREQLAQSLREWQKWKGRDAKVTDLIKALRGCNMNLVADRVEQKLLSLNTGTR